From Rhodopseudomonas palustris, a single genomic window includes:
- a CDS encoding ABC transporter substrate-binding protein: MNRREFTKLGLLAGAAGIGGIPLGITRAAGQTRGGTLNTIIQPEPPILVTALNQQQPTLTLGGKIYESLLRYDFDLKPLPGLAQSWEVSPDKLTYTFKLFPNITFHDGTPLTSEDVVFSVMKILMENHARARNTFSRVEKAEAPDPLTVVFKLKTPFAPFLTAFDCTTAPIVPKHIYEGTDYRKNPANAKAIGSGPFKLKEWVRGSHVHLVKHEGYYRPGEPVLDEIIYRVIPDSASRSVALEQGTVQLTQWTDVELFEVPRLSKLPNLTMTTKGYEFFAPHTWLEFNNRVAPLNDKRFRQAVMYAIDRKALLARVYFGLGKVATGPVSSKTKFYEKNVKSYDYSPEKAKALLDEMGLKPGPDGKRVSIPYLVPPYGETHQRASEFLRQSLARVGIDLQLKGIDVAGWAEKFSNWDFSMTSTTVYQFGDPALGVSRSYVSSNIRKGILFSNTCGYSNPEVDRLFEEAAVATSDEKRQEHYSALQKIMVEEVPVAWLLEIDYPNFMDKRLKNVVTTAIGVHDTFGTVSFG, translated from the coding sequence ATGAACAGACGCGAATTCACCAAGCTCGGCCTGCTCGCTGGCGCGGCCGGCATCGGCGGCATTCCGCTCGGCATCACCCGGGCGGCGGGGCAGACTCGGGGCGGCACGCTCAACACCATCATTCAGCCGGAGCCGCCGATCCTGGTCACCGCGCTCAATCAGCAGCAGCCGACGCTGACGCTGGGCGGCAAGATCTACGAGAGCCTGCTGCGCTACGACTTCGATCTCAAGCCGCTGCCGGGCCTGGCGCAGTCATGGGAAGTGTCGCCCGACAAGCTGACCTATACGTTCAAGCTGTTCCCCAACATCACCTTCCACGACGGCACGCCGCTGACGTCGGAAGACGTGGTGTTCTCGGTGATGAAGATCCTGATGGAAAACCACGCGCGGGCGCGCAACACCTTCTCGCGGGTCGAGAAGGCCGAGGCGCCGGATCCGCTCACGGTGGTGTTCAAACTGAAGACTCCCTTCGCGCCGTTCCTCACCGCGTTCGATTGCACGACGGCGCCGATCGTGCCGAAGCACATTTACGAGGGAACCGACTATCGCAAGAACCCGGCGAACGCGAAGGCGATCGGTTCCGGTCCGTTCAAGCTGAAGGAATGGGTGCGCGGCTCGCACGTCCATCTGGTCAAGCATGAAGGCTACTATCGTCCGGGCGAGCCGGTCCTCGACGAAATCATCTATCGGGTGATCCCGGATTCGGCGTCGCGCTCGGTTGCGCTGGAGCAGGGCACCGTTCAGCTCACGCAGTGGACCGACGTCGAATTGTTCGAGGTGCCGCGGCTGTCGAAGTTGCCGAACCTGACGATGACCACGAAGGGCTACGAATTCTTCGCACCCCACACCTGGCTCGAGTTCAACAACCGGGTCGCGCCGCTGAACGACAAGCGGTTCCGGCAGGCGGTGATGTACGCGATCGACCGCAAGGCGCTGCTCGCCCGCGTCTATTTCGGTCTCGGCAAGGTCGCGACCGGACCGGTGTCGTCGAAGACGAAATTCTACGAAAAGAACGTCAAGAGCTACGACTATTCGCCCGAAAAGGCGAAGGCGTTGCTCGACGAGATGGGGCTGAAGCCGGGCCCCGACGGCAAGCGCGTGTCGATTCCCTATCTGGTGCCGCCGTATGGCGAAACCCATCAGCGGGCGTCCGAGTTCCTGCGGCAATCGCTCGCCCGCGTCGGCATCGATCTGCAACTGAAAGGCATCGACGTTGCCGGCTGGGCCGAGAAGTTCAGTAACTGGGATTTCTCGATGACCTCGACCACCGTCTATCAGTTCGGCGATCCGGCGCTCGGCGTGTCGCGCAGCTACGTCTCGTCCAACATCCGCAAGGGCATCCTGTTCTCCAACACCTGCGGATATTCCAATCCGGAAGTCGACCGGTTGTTCGAGGAGGCTGCCGTCGCGACCTCCGACGAAAAGCGCCAGGAGCACTACAGCGCGCTGCAGAAGATCATGGTCGAGGAGGTGCCGGTCGCCTGGCTGCTCGAGATCGACTACCCGAACTTCATGGACAAGCGGCTGAAGAATGTCGTTACCACCGCGATCGGCGTACACGACACCTTCGGGACGGTCTCGTTCGGATGA
- a CDS encoding NAD-dependent succinate-semialdehyde dehydrogenase, protein MLMPSDPGLLAERCLIGGKWCGEPVDAVYNPATGDRIGAVPRFGTDEAEEAVRAAGLAFRQWSKLLAKERAAMLRGWFDQIVAHRDDLARLLTQEQGKPLAEALGEIDYAASFVEFYAEEARRIYGETIPSHRADSRTMVIRQPVGVVAAITPWNFPAAMITRKVAPALAAGCTVVIKPAPETPFTALALGVLAQRAGFPAGVLNIVTGDAPAIGKAWTEHPTVRAISFTGSTEVGKILMRQAASTVKKVGLELGGNAPFIVFDDADLDAAVDGVIASKFRNMGQTCVCANRIYAQDKIYDAFVEKLAAKVAKLRVGNGLDDGVTQGPLITKEAVAKVEHHLADAVAKGANIVLGGKRHALGRTFFEPTVVTGVTADMVVTREETFGPVAPVYRFSDEADVIAQANDSPFGLAAYFYARDLGRVFRVAEALESGMVGVNSALLGADVVPFGGVKQSGLGREGSRHGIEEYVETKYILLGGLDR, encoded by the coding sequence ATGCTGATGCCGAGTGATCCGGGCCTGTTGGCCGAACGCTGCCTGATCGGCGGCAAGTGGTGTGGCGAGCCCGTCGACGCGGTGTACAACCCCGCGACCGGGGATCGTATCGGTGCGGTGCCGCGGTTCGGCACCGACGAGGCCGAGGAAGCGGTTCGCGCGGCCGGCCTCGCGTTCCGGCAATGGTCGAAACTGCTGGCGAAGGAGCGCGCAGCGATGCTGCGCGGCTGGTTCGATCAGATCGTCGCCCACCGTGACGATCTGGCCCGGTTGCTGACTCAGGAACAGGGCAAGCCGCTGGCGGAAGCCCTGGGCGAGATCGACTACGCGGCGTCGTTCGTGGAATTCTATGCCGAGGAGGCGCGCCGCATCTACGGCGAGACCATCCCGTCCCATCGCGCCGATTCCAGAACGATGGTGATCCGGCAGCCGGTCGGCGTCGTCGCGGCGATCACGCCGTGGAATTTTCCCGCCGCGATGATCACCCGCAAGGTCGCACCGGCGCTGGCAGCCGGCTGCACCGTGGTGATCAAGCCGGCGCCGGAGACGCCGTTCACGGCGCTCGCGCTCGGCGTGCTGGCGCAGCGCGCCGGCTTTCCGGCCGGCGTCCTCAACATCGTCACCGGCGATGCGCCGGCGATCGGCAAGGCGTGGACCGAACATCCGACGGTGCGGGCGATCAGCTTCACCGGCTCGACCGAGGTCGGCAAGATCCTGATGCGCCAGGCCGCCTCGACCGTGAAGAAGGTCGGTCTCGAACTCGGCGGCAATGCGCCGTTCATCGTGTTCGACGACGCCGATCTCGATGCCGCGGTCGACGGCGTGATCGCCTCGAAGTTTCGCAACATGGGGCAGACCTGCGTCTGCGCCAACCGGATCTACGCGCAGGACAAGATCTACGACGCCTTCGTCGAGAAGCTCGCCGCGAAGGTCGCCAAATTGCGGGTCGGCAACGGCCTGGACGACGGCGTCACCCAGGGGCCGCTGATCACCAAGGAGGCGGTGGCCAAGGTCGAGCATCATCTCGCGGATGCAGTCGCCAAGGGCGCCAACATCGTGCTCGGCGGCAAGCGCCACGCGCTCGGGCGCACGTTCTTCGAACCGACCGTGGTCACCGGCGTCACCGCCGACATGGTCGTCACGCGCGAGGAGACCTTCGGTCCGGTCGCGCCGGTGTATCGCTTCAGCGACGAAGCCGACGTGATCGCGCAGGCCAACGACTCGCCGTTCGGGTTGGCAGCGTACTTCTACGCGCGCGACCTCGGACGCGTGTTCCGCGTCGCCGAGGCGCTCGAGTCCGGCATGGTCGGCGTCAACTCGGCGCTGCTCGGCGCCGACGTGGTGCCGTTCGGCGGCGTCAAGCAGTCCGGCCTCGGCCGCGAGGGCTCGCGCCACGGCATCGAGGAATACGTCGAGACCAAATACATCCTGCTCGGCGGTCTCGATCGCTGA
- a CDS encoding dipeptide ABC transporter ATP-binding protein → MSDDILLSVENLSVALPRGGDRSHAVAEVSLGVRRNEIVCLVGESGSGKSITAHAVLGLLPPNLSIGGGAVRFRGQDLAHADEDTMRGLRGGAISMIFQEPLSALNPLARVGDQIAEAILVHAAPRPSRAELDARVLELVAAVGLPEPATLVRSYPFQLSGGQRQRVMIAMAMSNNPALLLADEPTTALDVTTQKQILALIRRLQAERGMGVLFITHDFGVVADIADRVVVMRGGRVVEQGCVDEVLRRPKDDYTKALIAAVPGSRPATELDRHLDGEPLLDARGLNKTFVTSQGLFRPHRTVPAVRDVALSLRPRETVAVVGESGSGKSTLGRIIMRLIEPDSGAIEFGGMDFLELRGGGLRAMRRKVQIVFQDPYAALDPRQKVGDAIARGPMAYGAPPAEAMADAKRLLARVGLEASAAGRYPHEFSGGQRQRICIARALALKPMVLVADEAVSALDVSVQAQILELLAELREEMNLAMLFITHDLRVAAEIADRIVVMRRGEIVEQGDTKSVFTSPRHAYTRALLDAIPGRSLFAGPQAASSQDAMTA, encoded by the coding sequence ATGAGCGACGATATCCTGTTGTCCGTCGAGAATTTGTCGGTCGCGCTGCCGAGGGGCGGCGATCGCAGCCACGCGGTCGCCGAGGTGTCGCTCGGCGTGCGGCGCAACGAGATCGTCTGCCTGGTCGGGGAATCCGGCTCGGGCAAGTCGATCACCGCGCATGCGGTGCTCGGATTGCTACCGCCGAATCTGTCGATCGGCGGCGGCGCGGTGCGGTTTCGCGGCCAGGACCTCGCGCACGCGGATGAAGACACGATGCGCGGCCTTCGTGGCGGCGCGATCTCGATGATCTTCCAGGAGCCGCTCAGCGCCCTCAATCCGCTGGCGCGGGTCGGAGATCAGATTGCCGAGGCGATCCTGGTCCATGCCGCGCCGCGGCCGAGCCGGGCCGAACTCGATGCGCGGGTGCTCGAACTCGTCGCCGCTGTCGGACTGCCGGAACCGGCCACCCTGGTCCGCAGCTATCCGTTCCAGCTCTCCGGCGGTCAGCGCCAGCGGGTGATGATCGCGATGGCGATGTCCAACAATCCGGCGCTGCTGCTCGCCGACGAGCCGACCACAGCGCTCGACGTCACCACCCAGAAGCAGATCCTGGCGCTGATCCGGCGGCTGCAGGCGGAACGCGGCATGGGCGTGCTGTTCATCACCCATGATTTCGGCGTGGTCGCCGATATCGCCGATCGGGTGGTGGTGATGCGCGGCGGCCGCGTCGTCGAGCAGGGCTGCGTCGACGAGGTGCTGCGGCGGCCGAAGGACGACTACACCAAGGCGCTGATCGCCGCGGTGCCGGGCTCGCGCCCGGCCACCGAGCTCGACCGTCACCTGGACGGCGAGCCGTTGCTCGACGCCCGCGGGCTGAACAAGACCTTCGTCACCTCGCAGGGCCTGTTCCGGCCGCATCGCACGGTGCCGGCGGTGCGTGACGTGGCGCTCAGCCTGCGACCGCGGGAGACCGTCGCGGTGGTCGGAGAATCCGGGTCCGGCAAATCGACGCTCGGCCGCATCATCATGCGGCTGATCGAGCCGGACTCCGGCGCGATCGAGTTCGGCGGCATGGATTTCCTCGAATTGCGCGGCGGCGGGCTGCGAGCGATGCGTCGCAAGGTGCAGATCGTGTTCCAGGATCCGTATGCGGCGCTCGATCCGCGGCAGAAGGTCGGCGATGCGATCGCGCGCGGGCCGATGGCCTATGGCGCGCCGCCCGCCGAGGCGATGGCCGACGCCAAGCGGCTGCTGGCGCGGGTCGGCCTCGAGGCGAGTGCGGCCGGGCGCTACCCGCACGAGTTCTCCGGCGGCCAGCGTCAACGCATCTGCATCGCGCGCGCGCTGGCGCTGAAGCCGATGGTGCTGGTCGCCGACGAGGCGGTGTCGGCTCTCGATGTTTCGGTGCAGGCGCAGATTCTCGAACTGCTGGCGGAGCTGCGCGAGGAGATGAATCTGGCGATGCTGTTCATCACTCACGATCTGCGCGTCGCCGCCGAGATCGCCGATCGCATCGTGGTGATGCGCCGCGGCGAGATCGTCGAGCAGGGCGATACCAAGTCGGTGTTCACGTCGCCCCGGCACGCCTACACTCGTGCCTTGCTCGACGCTATCCCGGGTCGCAGCCTGTTCGCCGGCCCGCAGGCCGCATCGTCGCAAGACGCGATGACCGCCTAG
- a CDS encoding acetolactate synthase large subunit codes for MAIAAASISATQSMTGADRLCDALLAHDVDVCFANPGTSEMHFVAALDRQPRMRCILGLFEGVVTGAADGYARMRDRPAVTLLHLGPGLANGLANMHNARRAHSPMINIVGDHAVEHLPLDAPLTSDIDSLARPMSRWVKRIADPVRIDQDVADAWSQSMAPGISTLILPADMAWNEHSYRSAPVRGKRLPQTPVVQETVVRIGAAIRTKRKVVLMLSGGALREHPLRIADNIRRSAGVEIYAQGANGRIERGRGRAPIAKLPMTHEIGLEMLRGTDMVVLIGAKEPVSFFAYPNRPGRLAPPNCEIVQLAGPDQDLVQALEWLADEVNAPSEPVAIAPFAVPAPTAGPNAALTVDMVNRLVAARLPDQAIVCDEALTSSGFFDYSYDAAPHDYLQITGGAIGIGIPMAAGAAVACPDRKVINLQADGSGMYTVQGLWTHARENLDVVTIVFSNRSYATLWGEMSKVGAQTPGRNAQRMLQLDQPELDWTKMSQGLGVDAGRATTLSEFSSALDAALARRGPYLIEAMV; via the coding sequence ATGGCGATCGCAGCCGCGTCGATCTCCGCCACACAATCGATGACCGGGGCCGACCGGCTGTGCGACGCATTGCTCGCCCACGACGTCGACGTTTGCTTCGCCAACCCCGGCACGTCGGAGATGCATTTCGTGGCGGCGCTCGATCGCCAGCCGCGGATGCGGTGCATTCTCGGCCTGTTCGAGGGCGTCGTCACCGGCGCCGCCGACGGCTACGCACGGATGCGCGACCGGCCGGCGGTGACGCTGCTGCATCTCGGCCCAGGCCTCGCCAACGGCCTGGCCAATATGCACAACGCACGGCGCGCGCATTCGCCGATGATCAACATCGTCGGCGACCATGCGGTCGAGCATCTGCCGCTCGATGCGCCGCTGACCAGCGACATCGACTCGCTGGCGCGACCAATGTCGCGCTGGGTGAAGCGCATCGCCGATCCGGTGCGGATCGACCAGGACGTCGCGGATGCGTGGTCGCAGAGCATGGCGCCGGGGATTTCGACACTGATCCTGCCTGCCGACATGGCGTGGAATGAGCACAGCTACCGTTCGGCGCCGGTGCGCGGCAAACGTCTGCCGCAGACGCCGGTGGTGCAGGAGACGGTCGTGCGCATCGGCGCTGCGATCCGGACCAAACGCAAGGTGGTGCTGATGCTCTCCGGCGGCGCCCTGCGCGAGCACCCGCTCCGGATCGCCGACAACATTCGGCGCAGCGCCGGGGTGGAAATCTACGCGCAGGGCGCCAATGGCCGGATCGAGCGCGGCCGCGGCCGGGCGCCGATTGCCAAGCTGCCGATGACCCACGAGATCGGTCTTGAGATGCTGCGCGGCACCGACATGGTGGTGCTGATCGGCGCCAAGGAGCCGGTGTCGTTCTTCGCCTATCCGAACCGGCCCGGCCGGTTGGCTCCGCCGAATTGCGAGATCGTCCAACTCGCCGGGCCCGATCAGGATCTGGTGCAGGCGCTGGAATGGCTTGCCGACGAAGTGAATGCACCGAGCGAGCCGGTCGCGATTGCACCGTTTGCCGTTCCTGCGCCGACGGCGGGGCCCAATGCCGCTTTGACCGTGGATATGGTGAACCGGCTGGTCGCCGCGCGGCTGCCGGATCAGGCGATCGTCTGCGACGAGGCACTGACCTCGTCGGGTTTCTTCGACTATTCCTACGACGCGGCACCGCACGACTATCTGCAGATAACCGGCGGCGCGATCGGGATCGGCATTCCGATGGCGGCCGGCGCCGCGGTGGCGTGCCCGGACCGCAAGGTGATCAACCTGCAGGCCGACGGCAGCGGCATGTACACGGTGCAGGGTCTCTGGACCCACGCCCGGGAAAACCTCGACGTCGTCACCATCGTGTTTTCGAACCGATCCTACGCCACGCTGTGGGGCGAGATGAGCAAGGTCGGGGCGCAGACACCGGGCCGAAATGCGCAGCGGATGCTGCAGCTCGACCAGCCCGAACTCGACTGGACCAAGATGTCGCAAGGCCTCGGCGTCGATGCCGGCCGCGCCACCACGCTGTCGGAATTCTCAAGTGCGCTCGATGCGGCGCTCGCGCGCCGTGGTCCGTATCTCATCGAGGCGATGGTCTGA
- a CDS encoding ABC transporter permease codes for MMALAQSIGGSRGVAIALAIVRWAVRLVAVVLVIATFNFVLVHAAPGDPAQVMAGQSGAADEEMLTRLRAEYGLDKPYPVQLAIYLKRIVTLDLGYSYRQQRSVLSLIAERLPATLLLTCSAFLLSLSVGVSLGTLAGVRAGKWSDTALTIVSLFLYAMPVFWLGLMLVLLFSVQLDWLPAFGYVTIGVEMTPLERARDIAAHLILPVISLGAVHLAIYARLMRSAVIDVAHQDFIKTARAKGLKRGQIIIRHMLRNAVLPVVTVAGMQAGTLVGGAVVIETVFAWPGLGRLTFDAVLQRDYPLMLGIFLVMSVIVIGLNLLTDAIYRVVDPRVSLRAAS; via the coding sequence ATGATGGCGCTTGCGCAGTCGATCGGCGGCAGCCGCGGTGTGGCGATCGCTCTGGCGATCGTCCGCTGGGCCGTCCGCCTCGTCGCGGTGGTGCTGGTGATCGCCACCTTCAACTTCGTGCTGGTGCATGCCGCGCCCGGTGATCCCGCGCAGGTGATGGCCGGGCAGAGCGGAGCGGCCGATGAGGAGATGCTCACCCGGCTGCGTGCAGAGTACGGGCTCGACAAGCCGTATCCGGTCCAGCTCGCGATCTATCTGAAGCGGATCGTGACGCTGGATCTGGGCTACTCCTATCGACAGCAGCGTTCGGTACTGTCGCTGATCGCCGAGCGTCTGCCGGCGACTCTATTGCTGACTTGCAGCGCGTTCCTGCTGTCGCTCTCGGTCGGTGTTTCGCTCGGCACGCTGGCCGGCGTCCGCGCGGGCAAATGGTCCGACACCGCGCTGACCATCGTGTCGCTGTTTCTGTACGCCATGCCGGTGTTCTGGCTCGGACTGATGCTGGTGCTGCTGTTCTCGGTCCAGCTCGATTGGCTGCCGGCGTTCGGCTACGTCACGATCGGCGTCGAGATGACGCCGCTGGAGCGGGCTCGCGACATCGCGGCTCATCTGATCCTGCCTGTGATCTCGCTCGGCGCGGTGCATCTGGCGATTTACGCCCGGCTGATGCGCTCGGCGGTGATCGATGTCGCGCATCAGGACTTCATCAAGACGGCGCGGGCCAAGGGCTTGAAGCGCGGCCAGATCATCATCCGGCACATGTTGCGGAACGCCGTGCTGCCGGTGGTCACAGTGGCCGGCATGCAGGCCGGCACGCTGGTCGGCGGAGCGGTGGTGATCGAGACGGTATTCGCATGGCCCGGTCTCGGCCGCCTGACCTTCGATGCGGTGCTGCAGCGCGACTATCCGCTGATGCTCGGCATCTTCCTGGTGATGTCTGTGATCGTCATCGGGCTCAATCTTCTCACCGACGCGATCTACCGGGTCGTCGATCCGCGCGTCTCCCTGCGTGCTGCGTCCTGA
- the gabT gene encoding 4-aminobutyrate--2-oxoglutarate transaminase has translation MTNSELLTRRQAAVVRGVSQATPVFAERALNSEIWDVEGKRYVDFAGGIAVLNTGHCHPHVVAAIRAQLDRFTHTCFQVSPYEGYIRLAERLNELAPINGPLKSILLSTGAEATENAVKIARAATGRAGVIAFTGGFHGRTAFASAMTGKVIPYKKALGPPLPGVWHVPFPAAGGDVSVEDALRCVSFVFKADIDASQVAAIIIEPVQGEGGFHQAPPELMRGLRRLCDENGIVLIADEVQTGFGRTGKMFAMEHYDVQADIVCVAKSLAGGLPLSGVIGRAAIMDAAEPGGLGGTYAGNPLACAAALAVLDVFEQENLIARANQIGDRLRAAIDRFALSNTLVPTSPARGPGAMVAFDILKQRGGNEPDAETTKRVTQLAHENGLILLSCGTAANTIRILVPLTASDAIVDEGLAILERCLAA, from the coding sequence ATGACGAATAGTGAATTGCTGACGCGCAGGCAGGCGGCTGTGGTGCGCGGTGTCAGCCAGGCCACGCCGGTGTTTGCAGAGCGAGCGCTGAATAGCGAGATCTGGGACGTCGAGGGTAAGCGCTACGTGGATTTTGCCGGCGGCATCGCCGTGCTCAACACCGGCCATTGCCATCCACATGTCGTCGCGGCGATCCGCGCTCAGCTCGACCGCTTCACGCATACTTGCTTTCAGGTGTCGCCTTACGAAGGCTACATCCGGCTCGCCGAGCGGCTGAACGAACTGGCGCCGATCAACGGGCCGCTGAAATCGATCCTGCTCAGCACCGGTGCGGAGGCGACCGAGAACGCCGTGAAGATCGCGCGCGCAGCGACCGGGCGCGCCGGCGTGATCGCCTTCACCGGCGGCTTCCACGGCCGCACCGCGTTCGCGTCGGCGATGACCGGCAAGGTCATTCCCTACAAGAAGGCGCTCGGTCCGCCGCTTCCTGGCGTCTGGCACGTGCCGTTTCCTGCCGCGGGCGGCGACGTCTCGGTCGAGGATGCGCTGCGTTGCGTGTCGTTCGTGTTCAAGGCCGATATCGACGCCTCGCAGGTTGCCGCGATCATCATCGAGCCGGTGCAGGGCGAAGGCGGTTTCCATCAGGCGCCGCCGGAGTTGATGCGGGGCTTGCGGAGGCTGTGCGACGAGAACGGCATCGTGCTGATCGCCGACGAAGTGCAGACCGGCTTCGGCCGCACCGGCAAGATGTTCGCGATGGAGCACTACGACGTCCAGGCCGATATCGTCTGCGTCGCCAAGAGCCTCGCCGGCGGTCTGCCGCTGTCGGGCGTGATCGGCCGCGCCGCGATCATGGATGCCGCCGAACCCGGTGGCCTCGGTGGCACCTATGCGGGTAATCCGCTGGCCTGCGCTGCCGCGCTGGCGGTGCTGGACGTGTTCGAGCAGGAAAATCTGATCGCACGTGCGAACCAGATCGGTGATCGGCTGCGGGCGGCGATCGATCGCTTTGCACTGTCCAACACGCTGGTGCCGACCTCGCCGGCACGCGGGCCGGGCGCGATGGTCGCATTCGACATTCTCAAGCAGCGCGGCGGCAACGAGCCTGATGCCGAGACCACCAAGCGGGTGACACAGCTCGCGCACGAGAACGGCCTGATCCTGCTGTCGTGCGGCACGGCTGCCAACACGATCCGAATCCTGGTGCCGCTGACAGCCTCCGACGCGATCGTCGACGAGGGCCTGGCGATCCTGGAACGCTGTCTGGCTGCCTAG
- a CDS encoding ABC transporter permease, with protein MDRLKTFLSHPTGLIGLVILIGVIVLAAMAPVIFPEDPWEMVAAPFQPPASEGLPLGSDMLGRNVAAGIAYGARVSLTIGVASTLAALCIGVVIGAIAGYFGGRVDDAMMRVTELFQTIPGFILAILLVATIGPTLTNVIISIGAVSWPPLARLTRAEFMRLRGREFVQAAVCQGQAPMVVALRHILPNAISPIIVTGSLTIATAILIESALSFMGLGDPNLMSWGLMIGASRTVIRQAWWMSMFPGIAILLTVLAINLVGEGLNDTLNPRISRKARNA; from the coding sequence ATGGATCGGCTGAAGACCTTCCTGAGTCACCCGACCGGCCTGATCGGCCTGGTGATCCTGATCGGCGTGATCGTGCTCGCGGCGATGGCGCCGGTGATCTTCCCTGAAGACCCTTGGGAAATGGTCGCGGCGCCGTTCCAGCCGCCCGCGAGCGAAGGGCTCCCGCTCGGCTCCGACATGCTCGGCCGCAACGTCGCCGCCGGGATCGCTTACGGCGCCCGGGTGTCGCTGACGATCGGGGTCGCCTCGACGCTGGCGGCGCTGTGTATCGGCGTGGTGATCGGGGCGATCGCCGGGTATTTCGGCGGCCGGGTCGACGATGCGATGATGCGCGTCACCGAGCTGTTCCAGACTATCCCCGGCTTCATCCTCGCCATCCTGCTGGTGGCGACGATCGGACCGACGCTGACCAATGTCATCATCTCGATCGGCGCTGTGAGCTGGCCACCGCTGGCGCGGCTGACGCGGGCGGAGTTCATGCGGCTGCGCGGCCGTGAATTCGTCCAGGCCGCGGTGTGTCAAGGCCAGGCGCCGATGGTGGTGGCGCTGCGCCACATCCTGCCCAATGCGATCTCGCCGATCATCGTCACAGGCTCGCTGACGATCGCGACCGCGATCCTGATCGAAAGTGCGCTGAGCTTCATGGGGCTCGGCGATCCCAATCTGATGTCGTGGGGACTGATGATCGGCGCGTCGCGCACCGTGATCCGTCAGGCGTGGTGGATGAGCATGTTTCCCGGCATCGCCATCCTGCTCACCGTGCTGGCGATCAATCTGGTCGGCGAGGGGCTGAACGACACCCTGAACCCGCGCATCTCGCGAAAGGCGCGTAACGCATGA
- a CDS encoding ArgE/DapE family deacylase translates to MATETLTKSDAIAESLRAAVDRNFNDQVAFLQRMVQFRSLRGQEAPQQEWLAQQFAERGYKIDTFSLADVDIASHPKAAPMDDIDPAGSMQVVATADCDGNGRSLILQGHIDVVPEGPVDLWSDPPFAATVRDGWMIGRGAQDMKGGVSAMIFALDAIRTAGYAPDARVHVQTVTEEESTGNGALSTLMRGYRADACLIPEPTGHTLTRAQVGAVWFRLRVRGTPVHVAYSETGTSAILSAMHLIRAFEEYTKKLNAQAVRDPWFGQVKNPIKFNVGIIKGGDWASSTSAWCELDCRLGLLTGDTPQEAMRGIEQCLAEAQASDTFLLENPAELIWSGFKADPAVCEPGSDAEAALTVAHQAAFKAPLDARLSTAVNDTRYYSVDYGIPALCYGPYGEGPHAFNERIDLESLRKTTLSIALFVAGWCGLRKL, encoded by the coding sequence GTGGCGACTGAGACATTGACCAAATCGGATGCGATTGCTGAAAGCCTGCGGGCGGCGGTCGATCGCAATTTCAACGACCAGGTCGCGTTTCTCCAGCGTATGGTGCAGTTCCGCAGCTTGCGCGGCCAGGAGGCTCCGCAGCAGGAATGGCTGGCGCAGCAGTTCGCCGAACGCGGCTACAAGATCGACACTTTCAGTCTCGCAGACGTCGACATCGCCAGCCATCCCAAGGCCGCGCCGATGGACGACATCGATCCGGCCGGGTCGATGCAGGTCGTCGCCACCGCCGACTGCGACGGCAACGGCCGCAGCCTGATCCTGCAGGGGCATATCGACGTGGTGCCGGAAGGTCCGGTCGACCTGTGGAGCGATCCGCCGTTTGCCGCGACGGTGCGCGACGGCTGGATGATCGGCCGCGGCGCGCAGGACATGAAGGGTGGCGTGTCGGCGATGATCTTCGCGCTCGATGCGATCCGCACTGCCGGCTATGCGCCCGATGCGCGCGTCCATGTCCAGACCGTGACCGAGGAAGAAAGCACCGGCAACGGCGCGCTGTCGACGCTGATGCGCGGCTATCGCGCCGACGCCTGTCTGATTCCGGAGCCGACCGGCCACACCCTGACTCGCGCGCAGGTCGGTGCAGTCTGGTTCCGGCTGCGGGTACGCGGCACGCCGGTGCACGTCGCCTATTCGGAGACCGGTACCAGCGCCATCCTGTCGGCGATGCATCTGATCCGCGCCTTCGAGGAGTACACCAAGAAGCTCAACGCCCAGGCGGTGCGCGATCCGTGGTTCGGTCAGGTCAAGAACCCGATCAAGTTCAACGTCGGCATCATCAAGGGCGGCGATTGGGCGAGCTCCACCTCCGCTTGGTGCGAGCTGGATTGCCGGCTCGGCTTGCTGACCGGCGACACGCCGCAGGAAGCGATGCGCGGCATCGAGCAATGCCTCGCCGAAGCGCAAGCGAGCGACACGTTTCTGTTGGAGAATCCGGCCGAACTGATCTGGAGCGGCTTCAAGGCCGATCCGGCGGTCTGCGAACCGGGCAGTGACGCCGAAGCGGCGCTCACCGTCGCGCATCAGGCGGCCTTCAAGGCGCCGCTGGATGCGCGGCTGTCGACCGCCGTCAACGACACCCGCTACTACTCGGTCGACTACGGCATCCCGGCGCTGTGCTACGGACCCTACGGCGAGGGGCCGCACGCGTTCAACGAACGCATCGACCTCGAAAGCCTGCGCAAGACGACGCTGAGCATCGCGCTGTTCGTCGCGGGATGGTGCGGGCTGAGGAAGCTGTGA